From Deltaproteobacteria bacterium, a single genomic window includes:
- a CDS encoding CoA ester lyase has product MKPYRSTLFVPGNRPAWMEKAINYGADCLILDLEDSVPDQEKVAARPLVKAGIKALKAKGQAVNVRINGFATGLTFDDLEGVLCPELDGVTLPKVETVADMKEIDALLTHLEKRMGIPVGAIETPLGCETAKGMRNIYEIATSCPRVKRVTLAAGPGGDAARAIGYIWSKEGMETLFLRSKAVLDCRAAGIQYPTISSWWNIKDLEGLERDANWNRRLGFRGETVMHPSHVPIVNKVFTPSAEEIAFYQGLIQAMEEAEKKGIAAVTYKGDMVDEAMVKTAREMLEFAKSIGLET; this is encoded by the coding sequence ATGAAACCCTATCGTTCCACGTTATTCGTTCCTGGCAACCGGCCAGCCTGGATGGAAAAGGCGATAAATTATGGGGCGGATTGCCTGATTTTAGATCTCGAGGATTCGGTCCCGGATCAAGAAAAGGTAGCTGCCCGCCCCTTGGTAAAGGCCGGGATTAAGGCTCTTAAGGCCAAGGGGCAAGCCGTTAACGTACGGATTAATGGTTTTGCCACGGGATTGACCTTTGACGACCTCGAGGGAGTTTTATGCCCCGAGCTCGATGGGGTTACGCTGCCAAAAGTGGAGACGGTGGCCGACATGAAAGAAATAGATGCTTTGTTGACCCATCTGGAAAAGCGCATGGGGATACCCGTCGGAGCGATTGAAACTCCCTTAGGATGCGAGACGGCTAAGGGGATGCGCAATATATATGAGATTGCCACCTCCTGTCCGCGAGTGAAGCGAGTTACATTGGCGGCAGGCCCCGGAGGAGACGCTGCCCGGGCCATTGGCTATATTTGGTCTAAGGAGGGTATGGAGACTCTCTTTCTTCGTTCCAAAGCAGTGCTGGATTGCCGGGCTGCAGGTATCCAGTATCCTACGATTAGCTCCTGGTGGAACATAAAGGATTTGGAGGGATTGGAGCGGGATGCCAATTGGAACCGGCGGCTTGGGTTTCGGGGGGAGACGGTCATGCATCCTTCACACGTTCCGATTGTTAATAAAGTGTTTACTCCGTCTGCGGAAGAGATTGCCTTTTATCAGGGCCTGATTCAGGCAATGGAGGAAGCGGAGAAAAAGGGGATTGCAGCGGTGACTTATAAGGGAGACATGGTAGATGAAGCCATGGTGAAAACGGCCCGGGAGATGCTCGAATTTGCCAAGTCTATTGGTCTCGAGACCTGA